DNA from Chitinophaga pendula:
TATCACTGAAGCGGTAGCCTTGTACTTACAAAAGTTCATCCTCTACCGGAAACGGAAAGTGTTCTACGGAGCCGATGGCTCTACCAAAAGCCTCCTCGAGGTAATGAACAAACACAAGGACAACGAAAAATTCCTGTTCCCAAGCTCCGACAGCCAAAAGAAGGACATCGAAGAATGGCTCAAAGCAAACAAATGCGAATACGCCACTGCGACCCTCTACAAAACGGTCTCCAACGATGTCAAAGAGATACTGGACAAAACAGCTTACGACATGATCGTGTTCTTTAGCCCCTCAGGCGTGAAATCCCTCTTTGAAAACGTACCCAAATTCGAACAGAACGGCACCCGTATAGGCGCCTTCGGCCCTACTACCTCCGCCGCCGTCGAAGAAGCCGGCCTCCGCCTCGACGTCAAAGCCCCCGCTCCCCAAGCACCATCTATGGTGGCCGCGTTAGAACAGTACCTGGCTGAAATCTCAAAAAAATAATAATAAGATCATTTACATATAAATACACGAAAGGGACAGCATACCGCTGTCCCTTTTTTATGGATGTATCCGCTATACCCAATAGACTCAACAAAAAAATAATTTATGAAAGATCAGAAAAATAAATTTCTTTGCATGGCCGTATTATATTTATCCAGATAATAGTACCGCTGTATCGCAGCTAACGACGAAGATGGAAAAACCGATGCACACGAATAAACTTGCAACTGAATCAAGCCCCTATTTACTGCAACATGCCCACAATC
Protein-coding regions in this window:
- a CDS encoding uroporphyrinogen-III synthase, encoding MQVKQVQSILISQPKPETEKSPYFDLARKFNVKLDFFPFIRVEGLPAKDFRKQKVDILNYTAVIFTSRNSVDHFFRVCEEMKIKVSQDCKYFCITEAVALYLQKFILYRKRKVFYGADGSTKSLLEVMNKHKDNEKFLFPSSDSQKKDIEEWLKANKCEYATATLYKTVSNDVKEILDKTAYDMIVFFSPSGVKSLFENVPKFEQNGTRIGAFGPTTSAAVEEAGLRLDVKAPAPQAPSMVAALEQYLAEISKK